The Amycolatopsis nigrescens CSC17Ta-90 genomic interval GAGCGCCTTCTTGCCCTTGAGACTCAGTTCCATTTTCCATTCCTCCAGCTGTCTTGTGTTGACGCGATGTGCGGACCTAGAGCGGCGTGCTCAGCACGGCGACCAGCGCCAGGCAGTTGACCAGGAAGGCCAACATGCCGAGCAGGCTGCGGCGCCGGTTCCACGGACCCCACACCGGCCGGGGGTCGCGTTCGGTGAAGTCGGCGGGCAGCTGCGCCGGCTCCAGCGTCTGCACGTAACGGTTTCCCGGCACGTTCTTGGTCAGCGAGATGACCCCGGTGGCCAGCGCCAACAGCGCCGACGTGGCGAACAGGGACTGGGCGACCGTGCCGTCCGCGGTCACCGCCAGCGTGAGGTCACCGAGGAAGGTGACGATCAGGCAGAGCGGCATCCAGGGGTCGTACCGGGTGGAGAAGAAGGCGTGCGCCCGAACGTAGTCGGCGTCCGGCAGCACCCGGAGGAACGGCCAGCCGCCGAGCTGGGTGGCCAGCAGCACGCCGGCCGCGAGCCCGTTCGCCAGCAGCACGAGCGGGACCAGAATGCCTGTCATCACCGACCTCCGCCGTGCTTCAGCCCGCTACCGGAAGACCGGCCGCGGCCTCGATCTTGTCCTTGATCAGCTTCTGCTGGACCTTGGTGTTGCGGTCCATCCGCGCGAACATGGCGGCGTCGTCCACCGGCAGGCCCGGCTTCATCTCGAAGTCCTGCACCCAGCGCATCCGCACGCCGCCGTCCTCGGTCTCCAGGTACTCCCAGTAGATCCACATGTACTTGAACGGCCCGGTCTGGATCCGCTGCGAGCGCACGGTCCTGGTCTCCTCGTCCGGGGTGCGCGCGGAGATCCAGTCCCAGACCTTCCCGGTCTCGTCCGGGTGCAGGGCGAGCCGGAAGATCACCGTTTCGTCCCGCCGTTCGATGATCTCCGCGGCGGAGTACTCGCTGAACAGCTGCGGCCACGACTCGATGTCGTTGGTCATCTTCCAGACCAGGTCCATCGGCGCGTTGATGACGATCTCGTTGTCCGTGTGTCCTGACATGTTTCTGCCCTTCCCGGTTTCAGTCGCGCTTTTCCAGCACGACGGCGGCGTCCTCGTCCCCGCGGCCCGCGGAGATCACCGACTCGTACTGCAGCGCCGCCTGCTCCACCAGCGGCAGGCTGACGTCGAGCGCCGCCGATTCCTGTGCCGCGAGCCGGAGGTCCTTGTGCATCAGCACGCTGCGGAACCCGGCCGGCCGGTAGCTGCGCTCGAGCATGAAGTCCGCGCGGAACCCGAGTGCGAAGGCGCCCCAGGCCATGTCCCGCAACGCGCCGACCACGAGCTCACGGTCCAAACCGGACGCTTCGGTGAAGTTCAGCGCCTCGGCCAGCCCGGCGGTCTGCACGCCCAGCATCAGGTTGAAGGCCAGCTTCAGCGAGCTGGCCGTCCCTGGTGCACCCAGGTAGCGGACCTGCTGGCCGATCGCGTCCAGCACGTCCCGCACACTGTCCACTGCGGACTCTTCACCGGCGGCGAAAACGCGGAGCTGACCGGAGTTGGCCATCTTCGGGTTGCCCACCACGCAGGCTTCCACCCGCGAGTTGCCGTGCTCGGCCAGCCGCTGGGCGGCGCGGCGCGCGTAGTCCGGGGACACCGTCGAGGTGTCGATCACCTGCTGCTCCGGACGCAGCTTGCCGAGCACGGAACCGAACAGCACCTCTTCGACCGCCCGCTCGTCGGCGAGGCTGATCAGCACCACGTCGGCGTCCGCCACCGCTTCGGCCGGGCTGTCCGCCCGCGACGCGCCGGCCGCCACCAGCGAGTCCGCCTTGGCCGCCGTCCGGTTGTACACCGTGACCCGGAACCCGGCGCTCAGCAGCGCGTGCGCCATGCCGCCGCCCATGCCGCCGAGGCCGAGCACCGCGATCGATCGAGTGCCCATGGTCAGATCCCCCCGTCCACGGTGATGTTGGCGCCGGTCACGTACTTGGCGGCGTCACCGGCCAGGAACAGCACCGAGGCGGCGACCTCCTCCGGCTGGCCGATCCGGCCGAGCGCGGTCATCGCGGCGAGCCGCTCCAGCACGTGCGGCGGCAGGCCGGCGCCTGGCTCGGTTTCGGTGACCCCCGGCGAGACCAGGTTGACCCGGATACCGCGCGGGCCCGCCTCCTTGCACAGCGCCCTGGTGAACCCGATCAGCGCGGCCTTGGCGGTGGTGTAGTGCACCGCGTTCGGCCTGCCGCGGCTGGCCACCGACGACCCGATGCTGATCACCGAGCCGCCGTCGGCCAGCGCCGGCAGCGCCGCCTGGGTGACCAGGTAGGTGGCGGTCACGTTGCTGTCCATCACCCGCTGCCATTCGGCGGTGTCCAGCTTGCCCAGCGGGGCCATGCCGTCCACTCCGACGTTGTTGACCAGGACGTCGAGTCCGCCGAGCGCACCGGTGGCGGTCTCGACCAGTCCGGCGGCGTCCTCGGCGCTCGTCACGTCCGCCTGCACGACCTGGTGCTGGTCGCCGATTTCCTTCAGCTCACGGGTGAGTTCCGCGGCCGCCTCGGCATCGGTGTGGTAGCAGGTCACGACGGTGGCTCCGGCACGCGCGAACGCGAGCACCGTCGCCCGGCCGATCCCCTTGGTTCCTCCGGTCACAAGCACCCGCTTGCCCGACAATCCTTGATCCACCGGACATTCCCTTCTGCTGCGTCGGTCGTGAGTCACGCTGGCGGACACCATGCAGACGCGGGTTCGGGCGTCACTCGAAACGTGATCCAGCCGATTTCCCACCAGTCGCGGCCCTGGTTCGCGAGCCCTTTCCTCAGGCCGTTTTCGAGCGGGACGCGAGCCGGACGTGGTTGTGCCGCTAGCCGACGCGGGCACGCTGTCCGGCATCCGACGCCGCATCGGCGACGTCACAGGTACGCAGGGGGTACCGCATGAAACTCGGCGTCAGCTTGACCCCGGGCAGAGCACTGGAACTGGCCAGGGAAGCCGAACGGCTCGGCTTCGCCACCGCACTCGCACCGGAGGGGGACCGCGACGCGATCACCGTGCTCAGCTGGGTGGCCGGGCAGACCGAACGGATCGGGCTGGTCTCCGGGGTCTGCCAGATCCCCGGCCGCACCCCGGTGCTCGCCGCGAGTACCGCGGCCACCCTGAACTCCTTGTGCGGCGGCCGTTTCCGGCTCGGGCTCGGCATTTCCAACTCGTTCACCGCGGACAGCAGGCACGGGCAGCCTTTCCGCGGGCCGCTCGGCCGGACCAGGGAGTACCTGGAGATCATCCGGATGGTGCTGCGCGGCGAACCCGTGCGCCTGCGCGGCGAGCACTACACGGTCCCGTTCTCCGAGCACCTCGACGGCTTCCGCGCCGCGTCCGATCCGCACGCCACCCCGATCCTGCTGGCCGCGATCGGTCCGGGGAACTTGGAGCTGGCCGGGGAGATCGCCGACGGCTGGATCGGGTCCTTCTGCTCACCGGCACAGGTGGAGAAGGCGCTGCCCAGCCTGCGAGCGGGCCGCGAACGGGCCGGCGCGACGCTGGACGGCTTCGAGATCCTGCTGACCGTGCCGATCGCGGTCGGCGACGACCCGCGTGCGCTCGCCGAGCCGATCAAGAGGTACGTCGCGAAGTTCCTCAGCCTCGGGCACCGCGAGCGGAACTTCTACTACCGGCTCGCCGCCGAGCAGGGACTGTCCGAAGAGGCGGACCGAGTGCAGAGCCGCTACCTCGCCGGTGATCCGGACGGCGCCGCGGCGGCGGTGCCCTTCGAGTTCGTCGACGCGATGGCCCTGCTCGGTCCCCCGGACCGCATCCGCACCAGGCTGGGCCAGTACGCCGACGCCGGGGCGAGCACCCTGTGCGTGGGACCGTCCGCGCCGACCCTGCCGGAGCAGCGGGCCGCGCTGCAGGTGGCCGCCGCAGTGCTGCCTGCCGGCGCGCACTGATCACGACCCACCTCCAAGCCGCCCTCCACGCGGCTTCGAGGTGCGGCTGCCAGGGTCGGTTCCGCAGAGAGCGCGGCCCGCCGTTCGCCCGTGCGATGCCGCGCACGACCCGACTTCCGAACCCGGAAAGGTAACCGATGTCTGGTGTTGTCGGCTGGATCGACTTCTCGAGGAACCTGCGGCTGCACCGGCCGATCATCACGATGCTGGCGTCCACACTGGCGCAACGCGGCCCGGACACCGAGTCGGTGTGGGTTTCACCGGCCGCGGCGCTCGGCTACCGCGGGCTCGCCGCCGATGGTGCGCCCTGCCAACAGCCCGCCGTGATCGAGTCGGACGGCCGCACCGTCGCCGCCTGCGTGGCCGGCTCCCCCTTCGGCCTGGACGAGCTGCGGGCCAGGCTGCGGTCGTCCGGGGTCGCGGTGACCCCGGACGCTTCCGCCGCCGAGCTCGTCGCACACGCTTTCCTGCGCTGGCAGGACGAGTTCATC includes:
- a CDS encoding anthrone oxygenase family protein; this encodes MTGILVPLVLLANGLAAGVLLATQLGGWPFLRVLPDADYVRAHAFFSTRYDPWMPLCLIVTFLGDLTLAVTADGTVAQSLFATSALLALATGVISLTKNVPGNRYVQTLEPAQLPADFTERDPRPVWGPWNRRRSLLGMLAFLVNCLALVAVLSTPL
- a CDS encoding SDR family oxidoreductase codes for the protein MTGGTKGIGRATVLAFARAGATVVTCYHTDAEAAAELTRELKEIGDQHQVVQADVTSAEDAAGLVETATGALGGLDVLVNNVGVDGMAPLGKLDTAEWQRVMDSNVTATYLVTQAALPALADGGSVISIGSSVASRGRPNAVHYTTAKAALIGFTRALCKEAGPRGIRVNLVSPGVTETEPGAGLPPHVLERLAAMTALGRIGQPEEVAASVLFLAGDAAKYVTGANITVDGGI
- a CDS encoding SRPBCC family protein; the protein is MSGHTDNEIVINAPMDLVWKMTNDIESWPQLFSEYSAAEIIERRDETVIFRLALHPDETGKVWDWISARTPDEETRTVRSQRIQTGPFKYMWIYWEYLETEDGGVRMRWVQDFEMKPGLPVDDAAMFARMDRNTKVQQKLIKDKIEAAAGLPVAG
- a CDS encoding NAD(P)-dependent oxidoreductase; the encoded protein is MGTRSIAVLGLGGMGGGMAHALLSAGFRVTVYNRTAAKADSLVAAGASRADSPAEAVADADVVLISLADERAVEEVLFGSVLGKLRPEQQVIDTSTVSPDYARRAAQRLAEHGNSRVEACVVGNPKMANSGQLRVFAAGEESAVDSVRDVLDAIGQQVRYLGAPGTASSLKLAFNLMLGVQTAGLAEALNFTEASGLDRELVVGALRDMAWGAFALGFRADFMLERSYRPAGFRSVLMHKDLRLAAQESAALDVSLPLVEQAALQYESVISAGRGDEDAAVVLEKRD
- a CDS encoding LLM class flavin-dependent oxidoreductase encodes the protein MKLGVSLTPGRALELAREAERLGFATALAPEGDRDAITVLSWVAGQTERIGLVSGVCQIPGRTPVLAASTAATLNSLCGGRFRLGLGISNSFTADSRHGQPFRGPLGRTREYLEIIRMVLRGEPVRLRGEHYTVPFSEHLDGFRAASDPHATPILLAAIGPGNLELAGEIADGWIGSFCSPAQVEKALPSLRAGRERAGATLDGFEILLTVPIAVGDDPRALAEPIKRYVAKFLSLGHRERNFYYRLAAEQGLSEEADRVQSRYLAGDPDGAAAAVPFEFVDAMALLGPPDRIRTRLGQYADAGASTLCVGPSAPTLPEQRAALQVAAAVLPAGAH